AGGAGCGCCTCGTCGAACTCGAATTCCATGCCCAGGCCGTTGGCCTTGACGTCGGAGAAGAACTGCGACAGCGGTTTCTGTCCCTCCCAGAAATAGTTGGGCTGCATATAGGCGTAGTCTACGCCCAGCTGCTGCCATTTCTTATACCCTGCGGCGCGGTTGTACGGGATCCAGTTCAGGGATTGGTTGATCGCATGCAGGTATTCCGCAAGCGGAGGGATGATCTCGTCCGATTTTTTCAGTTCGTGGTTCCAGCCGTCGCCCGGCGTGACGAGTTCCTCGGAGATGATGTAGAACCCCGCCAGGTCGATAAACTGGTAGTTGCCCAGGTCGAAACGCCTGCGTACCTCGTCGACATACCACTTGTAGGCCGCGATGCGGTCTTCGGCCGTCGAAAAGTCCATTTTGCGGCCGTTCAGCTCGCCCCAGTAAACCGTGGAGCCGGGGTCGCCCTTGCCATTGCCCTTGCCGTCGTAAACCTTGTAGATAATCGGATCGGGAAGTACCATGATGACCTTGCGTTTGGACGGGGGTGCGCCCAGGCGTGCCGAAGCGTCCTTCACGGCTCCTTCGAGGGCATCCATGCCGCTGCCGCCGGCGAACCAATAGTCGATCAGCTCTTTCCATTGCGTCTTGCCGGCCGAGAATCCGTAGTCCTTCATCAGCCCCACCATGTAGGCGTAATAACCGCCGTCGGGACGGCTGCTGTCCTGGAATTCGATGAACAGGAAACTGTCGAACAGCCAATGTTCCTTGCCCTGTTCGTCCACGTAGCTCACGCTCGGGGCGAAACGCTCCTTGTCCCAGCGGTACGGGGTGCGGTGGTGGCTGCCGCCGTAGCACAGCACCATGTCCGTGTAGGAGAGTATCCCGCTGCGGCTTTGCTCCCACGGGTACATCTGCGGGCCGGGGGCGTCGGTAGTGAACCGGACATGCTGCATCTGGCTGTATTCGCCCGAGTCGTTGCAGGCTACGGCGAAGACCGTGTAGGTCGTCTGCGCCGCCAGGCCGTCGATCTCGACCGTCGTCCCGGTGTATTGCGTGCCGTTCTGGGCGACGCTCTGAGCCGTTTCGGACGTAATGACCCCCGTGGCCTTGTGTATGATTTTGACGGACGAGGCATTCGTATGCCTCATGTTCAGCGTCACGGAGTTGGCGCCCGACGATGCGATCGTCATGCTCAGGGTCGGTTTCGGGCCCCGGGAGGGTTCGTCGTCCCCGTCCCCGCAACCGATGAAGGGCAGGCAGCAGAGAAGCGTGAAAATAATTCGGTAATTCCTCATGGGATGTCAGGTTTTTTTATTTGTTTCCCTTCCCGGTGTGTTGCGTCCGTACCGGGTTGTTTACGACGAAACGGCAGAATTCGTGGAAGAACTCCCTGTCCGTTTCGTCCGTGGAAACCGAGAGGTCGTAGAGGGCGTTGCTCCCCTGG
This Alistipes onderdonkii DNA region includes the following protein-coding sequences:
- a CDS encoding DUF4855 domain-containing protein; its protein translation is MRNYRIIFTLLCCLPFIGCGDGDDEPSRGPKPTLSMTIASSGANSVTLNMRHTNASSVKIIHKATGVITSETAQSVAQNGTQYTGTTVEIDGLAAQTTYTVFAVACNDSGEYSQMQHVRFTTDAPGPQMYPWEQSRSGILSYTDMVLCYGGSHHRTPYRWDKERFAPSVSYVDEQGKEHWLFDSFLFIEFQDSSRPDGGYYAYMVGLMKDYGFSAGKTQWKELIDYWFAGGSGMDALEGAVKDASARLGAPPSKRKVIMVLPDPIIYKVYDGKGNGKGDPGSTVYWGELNGRKMDFSTAEDRIAAYKWYVDEVRRRFDLGNYQFIDLAGFYIISEELVTPGDGWNHELKKSDEIIPPLAEYLHAINQSLNWIPYNRAAGYKKWQQLGVDYAYMQPNYFWEGQKPLSQFFSDVKANGLGMEFEFDEALLEGKADCDTYKKRFREYMSGARLNNVYGTKPLSYYHGTNALYDLSKSTAAKDREFYHEFCRFVLDNPMRK